One window of the ANME-2 cluster archaeon genome contains the following:
- a CDS encoding DUF1016 domain-containing protein, which translates to MRAVFDRVSSIIEDAKHKIAHTINNTMVQSYWSIGKEIIEEEQMGQ; encoded by the coding sequence ATTCGAGCAGTTTTTGACCGTGTTTCTTCGATAATCGAGGACGCAAAACATAAAATTGCCCACACAATCAATAACACAATGGTCCAATCATATTGGAGTATAGGTAAGGAGATCATCGAAGAAGAGCAGATGGGACAATAA